In Symphalangus syndactylus isolate Jambi chromosome 15, NHGRI_mSymSyn1-v2.1_pri, whole genome shotgun sequence, the following are encoded in one genomic region:
- the LOC134732560 gene encoding proline-rich protein 20E-like, translating to MEEPRRSKRPRSMATNQASGGPPPEPGCSVVDPEDSVEADEPAQPAQPAKPTAYVTPFRWQPPAGTEPARPAERGRRRGGSRRPGRGRGRGGGPRRDAGQRQGAERLPGPDLHIQLDHHGEPGHQWELEIWETAASSLSETAPVPGTVQEGPGPDVAQPELGLQEPPPASGPQAVAEQPILTVYPCIGFRPLGGSAALQVIQTPHGTYVQGVPVFVADIAY from the coding sequence cCTCAGGTGGGCCTCCTCCGGAGCCAGGCTGCTCTGTTGTGGACCCTGAAGACTCCGTGGAAGCAGACGAGCCCGCACAGCCAGCCCAACCCGCAAAACCCACCGCTTACGTGACACCCTTCAGATGGCAGCCCCCAGCTGGCACAGAGCCAGCTCGTCCTGCAGAGAGAGGCCGGCGCCGGGGAGGAAGCCGGCGGCCAGGGCGAGGCCGTGGCAGAGGGGGCGGGCCCCGCAGGGACGCTGGCCAGAGACAGGGCGCAGAACGCTTGCCGGGACCGGACTTGCACATCCAACTGGACCACCATGGAGAGCCAGGCCACCAGTGGGAACTGGAAATCTGGGAGACCGCAGCCTCCTCTCTTTCTGAAACAGCTCCTGTGCCTGGAACTGTGCAGGAAGGCCCTGGCCCCGACGTGGCCCAGCCTgagctggggcttcaggagccaCCCCCTGCCTCTGGGCCTCAGGCTGTCGCCGAGCAGCCCATCTTGACCGTCTATCCCTGCATCGGGTTTAGGCCTCTGGGTGGCTCAGCTGCTTTACAGGTCATTCAAACCCCCCACGGCACCTATGTGCAAGGGGTCCCAGTGTTCGTCGCCGACATTGCATACTGA